A genome region from Camarhynchus parvulus chromosome 15, STF_HiC, whole genome shotgun sequence includes the following:
- the ZMAT5 gene encoding zinc finger matrin-type protein 5, translated as MGKRYFCDYCDRSFQDNLHNRKKHLNGVQHLRAKRVWYDLFRDAAAILQEEQTKKPCRKFLQTGQCDFGSNCRFSHMTEQDLEKLSAQVQGEKRLKELQREGADIPPGTIEDWLDKRAQRLSAAQSSSALLEKPAPFQYPLGWPPVQELPPSLQAPPPGEWPVPPNLQWG; from the exons ATGGGCAAAAGGTACTTCTGTGACTACTGTGACAGGTCCTTCCAGGACAACCTGCACAACAGGAAGAAACACCTCAATGGAGTGCAGCATCTCCGGGCTAAGAGAGTCTGGTACGACTTATTCCGAG ATGCTGCTGCAATCCTGCAGGAAGAGCAAACCAAGAAACCTTGTCGGAAGTTTCTGCAAACAG GACAGTGTGATTTTGGGTCCAACTGCAGATTTTCCCACATGACAGAGCAGGACCTGGAGAAGCTGAGTGCCCAGGTTCAAG GAGAGAagaggctgaaggagctgcagagggagggagcagatATCCCACCGGGCACTATCGAGGACTGGCTGGACAAGAGAGCCCAGAGGCTGagtgcagctcagagcagcag TGCTCTTCTTGAGAAACCAGCACCCTTCCAGTACCCTCTGGGCTGGCCAccagtgcaggagctgcccccatccctgcaggccCCCCCGCCCGGGGAGTGGCCAGTGCCCCCCAACCTGCAGTGGGGCTGA
- the LOC115909497 gene encoding cytochrome b-c1 complex subunit 9: protein MVLLRRVYGSLFRRSSTFALSIMLGAVLFERAFDQGADALFEQLNEGKLWKHIKHKYEN, encoded by the exons ATGGTGCTGCTGCGGCGGGTGTACGGGTCGCTGTTCCGCCGCAGCTCCACGTTCGCGCTGTCCATCATGCTGGGCGCGGTGCTCTTCGAGCGCGCCTTCGACCAAGGCGCGGACGCGCTCTTCGAGCAGCTCAACGAAGGG AAATTGTGGAAACACATCAAGCACAAGTATGAGaactga